In the Roseibium sp. HPY-6 genome, one interval contains:
- a CDS encoding di-heme oxidoredictase family protein, with the protein MKLGPQSRSLWSALLCLVLAGTPSVAGEPLSHRDDLTAQDKRKAAGVLRPPADFEAPEAFELMQGGAGTSQRRPNRDAFSHSNANLTFEEQHDFKVGNGLFKKLWTSSPSSTRASDGLGPLYNARSCQGCHLKDGRGRPPRPGDKAVSLFLRLSIPPQDKAQRDALANRDIQRVPEPTYGGQFQAFAVQGLSGEGRFDIESEEIEIALNGGETVTLQKPRYRIRDLGFGPMHPETMTSPRVAPPMIGLGLLQAIHPGDLEALADPDDQDGDGVSGRISRVKDTASGNLLIGRFGWKATNPTIRTQTAGAFSGDIGISTPDRPDNYGDCTEAQTECRAMPHGEQSSLGHSEAPDPVMDLVTFYSENLAVPARRDVDDADVLRGKEIFYKTGCTACHQHKFVTSRDAENPAHRFQLIWPYTDLLLHDMGDGLADHRPVGDANGREWRTPPLWGIGLTKTVNNHTRFLHDGRARNLLEAVLWHGGEAQEARDKVVAMRPDEREALITFLESL; encoded by the coding sequence ATGAAGCTGGGTCCCCAGTCGCGTTCCCTATGGAGCGCGCTTTTGTGTTTGGTTCTTGCCGGAACACCATCGGTTGCCGGCGAGCCTCTTTCTCATCGGGATGACCTGACCGCGCAGGATAAGCGAAAGGCCGCCGGTGTCTTGAGGCCTCCGGCAGACTTTGAAGCCCCGGAAGCCTTCGAGCTCATGCAAGGGGGGGCGGGAACCTCTCAGCGAAGACCAAACCGCGATGCGTTTTCCCATTCCAATGCCAATCTGACTTTTGAAGAACAGCATGATTTCAAGGTCGGTAACGGGCTGTTCAAAAAGCTCTGGACGTCCTCGCCTTCGTCAACGCGTGCTTCGGACGGCCTGGGGCCACTCTACAACGCGCGCTCCTGTCAGGGGTGTCATCTGAAAGACGGGCGCGGACGGCCACCCCGGCCAGGTGACAAAGCTGTTTCCCTGTTCTTGCGTCTGTCGATCCCGCCGCAAGACAAGGCACAGCGCGACGCGCTTGCCAATCGGGACATTCAGCGCGTACCGGAACCGACCTATGGCGGTCAGTTTCAGGCTTTCGCGGTGCAGGGTCTATCCGGCGAAGGCCGCTTCGACATCGAGAGCGAAGAAATCGAAATTGCTTTGAATGGCGGCGAGACGGTGACCCTGCAGAAACCCCGCTACAGGATCCGGGATCTTGGCTTTGGGCCAATGCACCCTGAGACCATGACCTCCCCGCGCGTCGCGCCGCCAATGATCGGGCTCGGATTGCTGCAGGCTATTCATCCCGGTGACCTTGAAGCACTGGCGGACCCCGATGATCAGGATGGTGACGGTGTTTCGGGAAGGATCAGCCGCGTCAAAGATACTGCGTCCGGAAATTTGTTGATTGGCCGGTTCGGCTGGAAAGCCACAAATCCAACCATCAGGACACAGACCGCCGGTGCGTTTTCCGGTGATATCGGTATCAGCACACCGGACCGGCCGGACAATTACGGTGACTGTACGGAGGCGCAGACCGAGTGCCGGGCGATGCCCCATGGAGAACAGAGCAGTCTTGGACATTCGGAAGCACCGGATCCCGTCATGGATCTGGTGACCTTCTATTCAGAGAACCTTGCCGTTCCGGCACGTCGTGACGTCGATGATGCTGATGTCTTGAGGGGCAAGGAGATTTTCTACAAAACCGGTTGCACCGCCTGTCATCAGCACAAATTCGTGACAAGCCGGGATGCGGAAAATCCGGCGCACCGGTTTCAGCTCATCTGGCCTTACACGGATCTTTTGCTGCATGATATGGGTGACGGTCTCGCCGATCATCGCCCGGTTGGCGACGCCAATGGCCGGGAATGGCGAACGCCGCCACTTTGGGGCATAGGTCTCACGAAGACCGTGAACAACCATACGCGGTTTTTGCATGACGGCCGGGCCCGCAATCTTCTCGAGGCCGTGCTTTGGCACGGCGGTGAAGCGCAAGAGGCGCGCGACAAGGTCGTTGCCATGCGGCCAGATGAACGCGAGGCGTTGATCACATTTCTGGAGAGTCTTTGA
- a CDS encoding DUF1513 domain-containing protein: MRWTATRRRKISRRGFLSALGGLAAFPAFAGSSLAEALLGHPNSEDATLFASAFKDAGGNFGIGLFDEFGQVLGRIGLPGRGHDITVAPDKRRFVAFARRPGTFAILVRPFEERQPVVIASEPGRHFYGHGCFSADGRLLYAVENDFEAARGVIGVYDLGARFPERIGELDTQGVGPHDILLSSDGRTLVVANGGIKTHPDQGRAKLNLETMSPSVVFVDAQTGDLVSKHVLHKSLHQLSLRHMALDKKDRVWVGGQFEGPAFQAPPLVAVFAKDEDPKTIDIPAVFDGKLENYIGSVTANRSGDVIATSAPRGGQTLFWSVEDSVYLGAQPIPDGCGVAPIDQDSFVVSDGNGGLSYVNDPTAPSEILARPPGISWDNHMVALS, encoded by the coding sequence ATGCGCTGGACGGCGACTAGGCGCCGGAAAATATCCCGCCGCGGTTTCTTGTCAGCGCTCGGCGGACTTGCTGCGTTTCCAGCATTTGCCGGGTCATCGCTTGCAGAAGCTCTGCTGGGGCACCCCAACAGTGAAGATGCAACGCTCTTTGCGAGCGCGTTCAAGGATGCTGGCGGCAATTTCGGCATCGGCCTTTTTGACGAGTTTGGCCAGGTTCTCGGCAGGATCGGATTGCCAGGGCGCGGACATGATATAACGGTTGCGCCCGACAAGCGCCGGTTTGTGGCGTTTGCGCGCCGCCCGGGAACCTTTGCGATCCTGGTGCGCCCCTTTGAGGAACGGCAGCCGGTGGTAATCGCCTCGGAGCCGGGCAGGCATTTTTACGGACATGGCTGCTTTTCCGCCGATGGCCGGTTGCTTTATGCCGTGGAGAATGATTTCGAAGCCGCTCGTGGCGTCATCGGTGTCTATGATCTCGGCGCACGTTTTCCAGAACGCATCGGAGAACTGGATACGCAAGGGGTCGGTCCCCACGACATTCTACTTTCTTCAGATGGCCGAACGCTTGTCGTAGCCAATGGCGGGATCAAGACGCATCCGGATCAGGGCAGGGCAAAGCTGAACTTGGAGACCATGTCGCCGTCGGTCGTGTTTGTTGATGCCCAGACCGGCGATCTTGTTTCCAAACATGTCCTGCATAAGTCGTTGCACCAGTTGTCCTTGAGGCACATGGCGCTGGACAAGAAAGACCGTGTCTGGGTTGGTGGCCAGTTCGAGGGACCGGCATTTCAGGCACCGCCGCTTGTCGCTGTTTTTGCAAAGGACGAGGACCCCAAGACAATCGATATTCCCGCCGTGTTCGATGGGAAACTTGAAAACTATATCGGCTCGGTGACAGCGAACAGGTCAGGAGATGTGATCGCAACGTCCGCACCGCGCGGCGGCCAAACGCTGTTCTGGAGTGTCGAGGACAGTGTATATCTGGGGGCGCAGCCGATACCCGATGGCTGCGGTGTCGCACCAATTGACCAGGACAGCTTCGTGGTGTCCGACGGCAATGGCGGCCTCTCTTATGTCAACGACCCCACGGCTCCTTCCGAGATCCTTGCACGGCCACCAGGCATTTCCTGGGATAACCATATGGTTGCGCTGTCCTGA
- a CDS encoding cytochrome P460 family protein, translating to MRKLPVWLGGAIASLVFTTSAYAACDVQKPGYELTGDEALAVYDCLKADLQAGYQKGPKRWIPEAFVKDYPGWTKASAFPAAPGFHGGRFLMTYVNSIGADEYLQYKSENVNVPAGTQIAKESFAINDDGKVSKGPLFLMEKVAAGKSPETGDWYYMMVAPNGSPQAVNVITACSECHLENFGEQGGLGYPVEDARIK from the coding sequence ATGAGGAAGCTACCTGTTTGGCTGGGAGGTGCAATCGCATCCCTTGTTTTCACGACATCCGCATATGCGGCCTGCGACGTGCAAAAACCGGGGTACGAGCTCACCGGCGACGAGGCCCTGGCGGTTTACGATTGTCTGAAAGCGGATCTTCAGGCGGGATATCAGAAGGGTCCGAAGCGCTGGATCCCGGAGGCATTCGTCAAGGACTACCCGGGTTGGACCAAGGCAAGTGCCTTTCCTGCAGCGCCCGGATTCCACGGTGGGCGCTTTTTGATGACCTACGTGAACTCCATCGGCGCAGACGAATACCTGCAGTACAAGTCCGAAAACGTCAACGTGCCGGCGGGAACGCAAATCGCCAAGGAATCCTTCGCAATCAACGACGATGGGAAGGTCAGCAAGGGACCCCTGTTCCTGATGGAAAAGGTTGCGGCGGGCAAGTCGCCGGAGACCGGCGACTGGTATTACATGATGGTTGCGCCGAATGGTTCTCCGCAGGCCGTCAACGTGATCACGGCCTGCAGCGAATGTCACCTGGAAAACTTCGGTGAACAGGGCGGTCTCGGATATCCGGTTGAGGACGCGCGCATAAAATAG
- a CDS encoding glutamine amidotransferase has product MRFFSDPQGTRPKVLIVLHQETSSPGRVGLELVRRGFTLDIRKPRFGDTLPDTMADHAGAVIFGGPMSANDPDGFVHKEIDWIRIPLREEKPFLGICLGAQMMVKHLGGSVSGHRDSLVEIGYYPLKPTETGQALMDWPRKVYQWHREGFDCPNGAELLASGPTYPNQAIRVGPAAYGIQFHPELTHQMMVKWTTKAAPRMELPGAQQRRDHFAGRFVYDPAVRKWLDDFLDMWIGTAASPVMHSRLKAAE; this is encoded by the coding sequence ATGAGATTTTTTTCCGACCCGCAAGGAACCCGCCCGAAAGTCCTGATTGTCCTGCATCAGGAAACATCCTCACCGGGCCGTGTTGGCCTGGAGCTTGTGCGACGCGGTTTTACCCTGGATATCCGAAAACCACGTTTCGGTGACACTTTGCCGGACACCATGGCGGATCATGCCGGCGCGGTGATTTTCGGCGGGCCGATGAGTGCGAATGACCCGGACGGGTTCGTTCACAAGGAAATCGACTGGATCAGGATCCCACTTCGCGAAGAAAAGCCGTTTCTCGGGATATGTCTCGGTGCGCAGATGATGGTGAAACATCTCGGAGGCAGCGTTTCCGGCCATAGGGACAGTCTCGTTGAAATCGGGTACTACCCTTTAAAGCCGACCGAAACGGGCCAGGCGCTCATGGACTGGCCCAGAAAAGTTTACCAGTGGCACCGGGAAGGCTTCGATTGCCCGAACGGGGCGGAACTTCTCGCGAGCGGTCCAACCTATCCGAACCAGGCGATCCGGGTCGGCCCGGCCGCTTACGGCATTCAGTTCCATCCCGAACTGACCCATCAGATGATGGTCAAATGGACCACGAAGGCAGCGCCCCGCATGGAGTTGCCGGGAGCTCAGCAGCGCAGGGATCATTTCGCAGGCCGCTTTGTCTATGACCCTGCCGTCAGGAAATGGCTGGACGACTTCCTCGATATGTGGATTGGAACTGCGGCATCGCCAGTCATGCATTCACGGCTGAAGGCGGCGGAATAA
- a CDS encoding imelysin family protein: MKTLILSFISAFLAVPLAFAAEFNGPIERAITGYIRPATTEFAESASKLPDAVVRVCSETNEANVLAFQSTYSEVIERFSRVQFLRFGPLLDEDRLSRLAFLPDPRGIAQRQIRKIYAANDSSVLSVETLRNKSVAVQSLTAFELIAFDKDTNILLGAGGDDRDFTCAYALAIAQNTAAISKAVASDWQDPEGYSKLLLSGGVENDRFRSSQEALETIYNALTTGITIAKDQDILPALGTSEQKAKPRRVPFSRSANGLLYLTGELNGIKDAVFSMDLKAELPEENHRALDTLDFEFKNIARNLSALQAPLRRMFSEEGNYSKLNAVSFTLSSVHYLMTNGIAGPLGLAGGFNALDGD; encoded by the coding sequence ATGAAAACTCTGATACTAAGCTTCATCTCGGCGTTTCTTGCGGTACCACTTGCATTTGCAGCGGAATTCAATGGCCCGATTGAAAGGGCTATTACAGGTTACATTCGCCCGGCGACGACTGAGTTTGCAGAAAGCGCCAGCAAGCTGCCGGACGCAGTCGTCAGAGTGTGCAGCGAGACAAACGAAGCGAATGTGCTCGCTTTCCAGAGCACATACTCCGAGGTCATAGAGCGGTTTTCACGCGTTCAGTTTCTGCGATTCGGGCCACTGCTCGACGAAGACAGGTTGAGCCGTCTGGCCTTTCTTCCCGACCCGCGCGGCATTGCTCAGCGGCAAATCCGGAAGATCTATGCGGCGAACGATAGCAGCGTTCTGTCGGTGGAAACGCTTCGTAACAAAAGTGTTGCCGTTCAGAGCTTGACCGCCTTCGAGCTGATCGCTTTTGACAAGGATACCAATATTCTCCTCGGTGCGGGCGGTGACGACCGGGACTTTACATGCGCTTATGCACTTGCGATTGCTCAAAACACTGCCGCCATTTCTAAAGCTGTTGCGTCGGACTGGCAGGATCCAGAGGGTTACAGCAAGCTGCTACTGAGCGGTGGAGTTGAAAACGATCGCTTCCGGTCGTCACAAGAGGCGCTCGAAACAATCTACAATGCGCTCACGACTGGCATCACGATTGCCAAGGATCAGGACATCCTGCCGGCGCTTGGAACTTCGGAACAAAAGGCAAAGCCAAGGCGCGTTCCGTTTTCCCGGTCCGCAAACGGACTTCTTTATCTCACAGGTGAGCTGAACGGCATCAAGGATGCTGTTTTCAGCATGGATCTAAAGGCAGAGCTTCCTGAAGAAAATCACCGAGCACTGGATACGCTGGACTTTGAGTTCAAAAACATCGCAAGAAATCTTAGTGCTCTTCAAGCGCCGCTGCGGCGCATGTTTTCCGAAGAAGGCAACTACAGCAAACTGAATGCGGTGTCGTTTACGCTAAGTTCCGTACATTACCTCATGACCAATGGTATTGCCGGACCGCTTGGACTTGCAGGAGGCTTTAATGCGCTGGACGGCGACTAG
- a CDS encoding TerB family tellurite resistance protein: MLSALKSFVREITFGESGKKTFAEDDKRLAAAALLFHLIDIDGIIEDSESQKLREILQKHYELSDKETTELIAAAKQRDEEAVDLYGFTSVLKRTADENERLAIVEMMWEIVYADGHVHEFEDNTIWRVAELLGVSTRDRMTLRHKVAQTAPEDNDRD; the protein is encoded by the coding sequence ATGCTGAGTGCGCTGAAAAGCTTTGTCCGGGAAATCACCTTCGGTGAAAGCGGCAAAAAAACATTCGCGGAAGACGACAAGCGCCTTGCCGCAGCCGCCCTATTGTTTCACCTGATCGATATCGACGGCATCATCGAAGACAGCGAGAGCCAGAAACTCCGCGAAATCCTGCAAAAACACTACGAATTATCCGACAAGGAAACGACGGAGCTGATCGCCGCCGCCAAGCAGCGTGACGAAGAAGCTGTTGACCTTTACGGCTTCACTTCGGTCCTCAAGCGCACGGCAGACGAAAACGAACGCCTCGCCATCGTCGAGATGATGTGGGAAATCGTTTATGCCGACGGCCATGTGCACGAATTCGAAGACAACACCATCTGGCGCGTCGCCGAACTTCTTGGCGTATCGACCCGGGACCGCATGACATTGCGGCATAAGGTTGCCCAGACGGCGCCGGAAGACAACGACCGCGACTGA
- a CDS encoding imelysin family protein: MKSLKFGLLTATALFVTPAIAAAPADVLSNYGDIAEAKYADSLATAKSLKAAIDKFLEEPTEAHLEEARSAWIEARDPYQQTEAYRFGNAIVDDWEGKVNAWPLDEGLIDYVDASYGEESEENPFYAANLIANPSLKAGGETIDASEITASLLADQLQEAGEVEANVVTGYHAIEFMLWGQDLNGIGPGAGARPATDFDPANCTGGNCERRIQYLRAVTDLLISDLEEMAAAWQSGGAAREELAAKGENGGLATILTGMGSLSYGELAGERIKLGLLLHDPEEEHDCFADNTHMSHLNDVIGIRNVYFGSYASPLGNNVSGASLADLVAEKDPALAEEMKTKLDATLAAFEVMKARAEGGEAYDQMIGEGNEEGNAVVQAAVDALVDQTASIERVVKVLGLDEIAFEGSDSLDNPGAVFE, encoded by the coding sequence ATGAAATCACTCAAGTTTGGTTTGCTAACAGCGACGGCTCTCTTCGTGACGCCTGCAATTGCGGCTGCACCGGCAGACGTTTTGTCCAACTATGGCGACATCGCCGAGGCGAAATATGCGGATTCGCTTGCGACAGCAAAATCGCTAAAAGCGGCAATCGACAAGTTCCTTGAGGAGCCAACCGAGGCACATCTCGAAGAAGCCCGCTCCGCCTGGATCGAAGCGCGCGACCCCTACCAACAGACCGAAGCCTACCGGTTCGGCAATGCAATCGTCGATGACTGGGAAGGCAAGGTGAACGCCTGGCCACTTGACGAGGGCCTCATTGATTACGTCGATGCTTCCTATGGCGAAGAGTCCGAGGAAAACCCGTTTTACGCGGCGAACCTGATCGCCAATCCGAGCCTCAAAGCAGGTGGGGAAACGATTGACGCGAGTGAGATTACAGCGTCGCTCCTGGCCGACCAGCTGCAGGAAGCCGGCGAAGTCGAAGCGAATGTCGTCACGGGCTATCACGCTATCGAATTCATGCTCTGGGGGCAGGATCTGAACGGAATAGGTCCTGGTGCCGGTGCGCGCCCGGCGACTGATTTTGATCCGGCAAATTGCACGGGTGGCAACTGCGAGCGCCGCATTCAGTATCTGCGCGCCGTGACCGACCTGCTGATCAGCGATCTGGAAGAGATGGCAGCCGCCTGGCAATCCGGCGGGGCTGCGCGTGAAGAGCTGGCGGCAAAAGGCGAGAATGGCGGTCTGGCAACCATTCTGACCGGTATGGGATCGTTGTCTTACGGCGAACTTGCGGGCGAGCGCATCAAGCTCGGCCTGTTGTTGCACGATCCGGAAGAAGAGCATGATTGCTTTGCCGACAACACGCACATGTCTCATCTGAATGATGTCATCGGCATCCGAAACGTTTATTTCGGGTCCTATGCAAGCCCGCTCGGCAACAATGTGTCCGGAGCGTCGCTCGCCGATCTCGTTGCCGAGAAAGATCCTGCACTTGCTGAGGAAATGAAGACAAAGCTTGATGCCACACTGGCAGCCTTTGAAGTTATGAAGGCCCGCGCAGAGGGCGGTGAGGCCTACGACCAAATGATCGGCGAAGGCAATGAAGAGGGCAACGCCGTTGTTCAGGCCGCTGTCGATGCGCTGGTTGATCAGACAGCCTCCATTGAGCGTGTCGTGAAAGTCCTTGGACTTGATGAAATCGCCTTCGAAGGGTCCGACAGCCTCGACAATCCGGGCGCTGTATTTGAGTAA